A part of Solenopsis invicta isolate M01_SB chromosome 2, UNIL_Sinv_3.0, whole genome shotgun sequence genomic DNA contains:
- the LOC105204986 gene encoding proteasome subunit alpha type-1 isoform X2 codes for MFRNQYDSDVTVWSPQGRLHQVEYAMEAVKLGSATVGLKSKTHAVLIALKRASSELSAHQKKIIPIDKHMGISISGLTADARILSRYMRTECLNYKYAHDDTLPVGRLITSLGNKMQTCTQRYDRRPYGVGLLVAGYDDQGPHIYQTCPSANYFDCKAMAIGARSQSARTYLEKHLNEFLSSDLDELVKHGLRALRDTLPNEVDLSVKNVSIGIVGKNYDFAILDETTTAAYLSQIEGDDKRGRPIEPPVQDDSRPPQDPPADEGPQDPQIAIAMETD; via the exons atG TTCCGCAATCAGTATGATAGTGACGTGACAGTATGGAGTCCGCAAGGACGACTGCATCAGGTGGAGTACGCTATGGAAGCTGTAAAGCTGGGATCGGCTACTGTAGGTCTTAAGAGTAAAACACATGCTGTTCTTATTGCGCTGAAAAGAGCGTCATCGGAATTGTCGGCTCATCAAAAGAAAATCATACCTATAGATAAACATATGGGAATCAGCATCTCAGGTTTAACAGCTGATGCAAGAATATTGAG cCGTTATATGCGAACTGAATGTCTGAATTATAAGTACGCTCACGATGACACATTACCTGTAGGCCGTCTGATTACATCTCTAGGAAATAAGATGCAAACGTGCACGCAAAGATACGATCGACGTCCATACGGCGTGGGTTTACTTGTGGCTGGATACGAT GATCAAGGGCCGCATATATATCAGACATGTCCATCAGCGAATTATTTCGATTGCAAAGCAATGGCTATCGGAGCGCGTTCTCAAAGTGCAAGGACATATTTGGAGAAACacctaaatgaatttttgtcgTCCGATCTTGACGAGCTAGTCAAGCATGGCCTTAGAGCGTTACGTGATACTTTACCGAATGAAGTCGATCTATCAGTGAAA AATGTATCAATTGGAATAGTAGGAAAGAATTATGATTTCGCTATTCTCGATGAAACCACAACAGCCGCTTACTTATCCCAAATTGAGGGAGATGATAAACGTGGACGGCCTATCGAACCACCTGTACAAGATGACAGCAGACCACCACAAGATCCACCGGCTGACGAAGGTCCTCAGGATCCTCAAATTGCTATCGCCATGGAGACGGATTGA
- the LOC105204986 gene encoding proteasome subunit alpha type-1 isoform X1: MFLSDLPVILNQIVNEFAFRNQYDSDVTVWSPQGRLHQVEYAMEAVKLGSATVGLKSKTHAVLIALKRASSELSAHQKKIIPIDKHMGISISGLTADARILSRYMRTECLNYKYAHDDTLPVGRLITSLGNKMQTCTQRYDRRPYGVGLLVAGYDDQGPHIYQTCPSANYFDCKAMAIGARSQSARTYLEKHLNEFLSSDLDELVKHGLRALRDTLPNEVDLSVKNVSIGIVGKNYDFAILDETTTAAYLSQIEGDDKRGRPIEPPVQDDSRPPQDPPADEGPQDPQIAIAMETD, translated from the exons ATGTTTTTGAGTGATTTGCcggttattttgaatcaaatCGTCAACGAATTTGCG TTCCGCAATCAGTATGATAGTGACGTGACAGTATGGAGTCCGCAAGGACGACTGCATCAGGTGGAGTACGCTATGGAAGCTGTAAAGCTGGGATCGGCTACTGTAGGTCTTAAGAGTAAAACACATGCTGTTCTTATTGCGCTGAAAAGAGCGTCATCGGAATTGTCGGCTCATCAAAAGAAAATCATACCTATAGATAAACATATGGGAATCAGCATCTCAGGTTTAACAGCTGATGCAAGAATATTGAG cCGTTATATGCGAACTGAATGTCTGAATTATAAGTACGCTCACGATGACACATTACCTGTAGGCCGTCTGATTACATCTCTAGGAAATAAGATGCAAACGTGCACGCAAAGATACGATCGACGTCCATACGGCGTGGGTTTACTTGTGGCTGGATACGAT GATCAAGGGCCGCATATATATCAGACATGTCCATCAGCGAATTATTTCGATTGCAAAGCAATGGCTATCGGAGCGCGTTCTCAAAGTGCAAGGACATATTTGGAGAAACacctaaatgaatttttgtcgTCCGATCTTGACGAGCTAGTCAAGCATGGCCTTAGAGCGTTACGTGATACTTTACCGAATGAAGTCGATCTATCAGTGAAA AATGTATCAATTGGAATAGTAGGAAAGAATTATGATTTCGCTATTCTCGATGAAACCACAACAGCCGCTTACTTATCCCAAATTGAGGGAGATGATAAACGTGGACGGCCTATCGAACCACCTGTACAAGATGACAGCAGACCACCACAAGATCCACCGGCTGACGAAGGTCCTCAGGATCCTCAAATTGCTATCGCCATGGAGACGGATTGA
- the LOC105204987 gene encoding uncharacterized protein LOC105204987, whose amino-acid sequence MSDCENYEYLDEAGEFDTENIDPDNDSLTINSQVFEEILILEVQERPCLWDYKLDINMRGMSTIRKAWEEVDADSKICQKMEKFT is encoded by the exons ATGTCAGATTGTGAAAACTACGAATATTTAGACGAAGCAGGAGAATttgatacagaaaatattgat CCCGATAATGATTCTTTAACAATTAACTCACAAGTGTtcgaagaaatattaatattagaagTGCAAGAGAGGCCGTGTTTATGGGATTATAAATTAGATATAAACATGAGAGGAATGAGTACAATACGAAAAGCATGGGAAGAAGTCG aTGCAGATTCAAAAATTTGccaaaaaatggaaaaatttacGTGA